A genome region from Penicillium psychrofluorescens genome assembly, chromosome: 3 includes the following:
- a CDS encoding uncharacterized protein (ID:PFLUO_004311-T1.cds;~source:funannotate) yields MASQKSYGSPSPSVSPRFLPLGRRGSRGSVATTQTERENMNNALDQIHSTAYQSDSLTLFNEFTSPPPPVSASEEKNLSEGLQGGLSGLYSRFRASVGGNGGKSAEKNAVEPPAIKSPASERSMTKSVSDLAGSTTEYPPSYPNSSQGSRLHSPVTSNFQHNPDGTQHSYLNKASKGSSQSASVSSKTSVSPAQAGKANIASLTKSTGSSVAADPAVTQLHVNAIGQSNRSASSSGNIASAGIPDEVASIGSRDGSVENPMSQASSVFNPSVSHSPTVSAKMNDSHHEDQGAVDASASFVSANQASDNQSRKSGLAEQQGLSENALVPTSSRHSKQPEPIQDLAPARSTERSNSRASIGKDDSSAPVAASTSLHKLPQHEEDLYQADDSAKNIGVAMPRDKKETAESFKAPVSGKSKNQPSMPAKTGRLPGYVASRASTAETVTTVSSLSPLNTAVDRSLGAGLRNARQPVAGGDGVLSQLRSKLLSRDFWMRDENAKDCFHCGEPFSTFRRKHHCRTCGQIFDSRCTHLIPGTRFGQPGSIRVCKPCEAMINAHEDDSSEFSDSEQSPIVTNPRISELAWSNNGRASADDDDTSSVVSQSIDQVLKTPTMAIPATRRAGEGHNRRSAVLEINSDRPLTRPTSSRSLRSSLNTRPHSVSHKRHHSRQQYIRSFKSYHEDRAPFQRRHGDDFASESRLPAFHKDNIIDPDLAQYLSDDASSGDEQPSLLSAVSEGSFSKGNGDHERATLGGLLGSAMKKGRSAFGDRNAPSISQSIRDADDASVSSSKAVNLPRTHRRRNLSVASSHRHSPRASKDTIFPHDISLQNSPFSTVAISPGGFKMTRSSSMRGAGAPPLELNKTSVEHVRKLLRQLLADSSVPHGEGWENALLPILFKAANEVDPDVQRGDDMDIRHYIKLKKIPNGRPGDTSYVSGLVFTKNLALKSMPRSIPHPNILIITFPLEYARQQQHFMSLEPVIRQEREFLENLVSRIAALRPNLLLVEKNVSGLALGLLEQVGIATAYNVKPSVLEAVSRCTQTRIVTSMDKLLTTPVQSECSSFDVKTYIHSGRRKTYIYISGCPKELGCTIVLRGGNEEVLGKVKRITEFMIYVVYNLRLETCLMRDGFAKIPTSPMDEMKKVDDNHNKEEDKKNSPLPIANEGEQVVTISQQERNEKSSDVFDGKPPVAAEVTDVPDDVPLPTYYNDMVQAIDTKVLSTSPFVRFEPPYLLMRTREMERRLAYLKRLRDQDQSFEPPADEKTKSQKFVLITPEMVQKSPHDAPPKVKEVLHAAHDAEYDRALYHYQTQKRQWEAYVSGNSNMFDPYARQNIVVLYSLVCTTTSIPCSGPDIFALEFYNEHGDDTIFEPDYTIGQYVEDLCHSANAVCTANGCEKRMFEHHRQYVHGDAQISVFVQPYPSKLRGLQDIVLMWSCCKICGDETQAVPMSENTWKYSFGKYLEVSFWGRNLHARAGVCPHDLQRDHLRYFGFKDVALRIQYDSIHLLEIVVPRPRVTWKVDNDLKLRNEIYSKTEKRLNKFMASVLARLKGINVESVVPELADDCKKEIESLIKKGHEEHAALIRQLQDRYTSSRYWEVIPLNEVLRAVQEKVVEWDILFAEFEQNFFPSEKDIKRLATLQLKKIFLDKDATSVTAEEALQPPTDLEDESTQPLDRPRMRRRMTLSPEKAQNVLVSVVEEHTGRKHREKSYADLPPLPSPPPTEAAALSTDAVDGKRASPQDEAVAQEVRHLDLAVPSSQSPRSPLDPASPLHRPLTKSDVLEIPSSFDNITKLSPPSRGAGLTEESKAAENDAESATANLPTTPAPRPSAIPRLAEGAFRRAGKARSPPLLRAQSQPAHLPRENSGTKLSPPNFDLDTTVTPESPSKSPDKKFTLGLSALKPGRFTSGHSLIPRSNPNRKGSSRVSNLARHFEQLSREFEKERQKERRQRAARATHSRAFPLASSKPIVEVYRNVREAVEEREPPVDGEEVLPPAPGIPLDDSGRKSDEFAGQSSDDKSKQKAAAQEAIPELTGAAQLLSEGEPDEVPSDEDRTVVDELQQVDSQEEAKLLPEDDFKDLPKDERTTLVKMLTNFWSERSASGWAPLAYPLSVTDHVFADCDIIVREDEPSSLVAFALDSSDYKEKLASIQKRYDELEDSQPESEDDTESANETRVEHALLRATGTHLKYQFQEGQAKMLCKVFYAEQFDALRKKCGVADRIVESLSRCAKWDSKGGKTKSLFLKTLDDRFILKSLSPIETQAFLKFAPAYFQIMSEALFHELPSAIAKMFGFYQVIIKNPVTGTEFNWFLLLMENLFYDRVPTRLFDLKGSMRNRKVQSTGERDEVLLDENMVDFIYETPLFVREHSKKLLSQSVWNDTLFLGRQNVMDYSLMIAIDESRSELVVGIIDCIRTYTWDKKLESWIKDRGFAGGGRNRPTVTSPKEYKSRFREAMARYVLQAPSCWHQFQPSAMYRYPHGENQSGGHVSHLADLDAVDQHGNVEGLLQ; encoded by the exons ATGGCATCTCAGAAGTCCTATGGCTCTCCCAGCCCGTCCGTGTCACCCAGATTTCTTCCGCTGGGACGGCGTGGGTCGCGGGGATCGGTGGCAACCACACAGACCGAACGAGAGAACATGAATAACGCCCTAGATCAGATCCACAGCACGGCGTATCAGTCGGACTCGCTGACCCTGTTCAATGAGTTCACCAGTCCACCGCCACCAGTCTCTGCCTCAGAAGAGAAGAACTTGTCGGAAGGGCTTCAGGGAGGTCTCAGTGGGCTCTATAGTCGCTTTCGAGCTTCAGTTGGAGGTAATGGGGGCAAGTCAGCGGAGAAGAATGCCGTGGAACCACCCGCGATCAAGAGCCCTGCCTCGGAGCGGTCTATGACCAAGTCTGTCTCGGACCTAGCAGGCAGCACGACGGAGTATCCGCCATCATACCCCAATTCTTCGCAAGGGTCGAGACTGCACTCACCAGTGACGTCGAATTTCCAGCATAACCCAGACGGCACGCAGCATTCGTATCTCAACAAAGCATCTAAGGGTTCTTCGCAGAGTGCCAGCGTATCGTCCAAGACTTCGGTTTCGCCTGCTCAGGCTGGTAAAGCGAACATTGCGTCGTTGACTAAGTCTACCGGTAGCTCTGTCGCAGCAGATCCTGCCGTTACTCAACTGCATGTGAATGCTATCGGTCAAAGCAACCGTTCAGCAAGTAGCTCGGGCAATATTGCATCGGCCGGGATTCCAGACGAGGTCGCAAGTATTGGCAGCAGAGATGGCTCCGTGGAGAATCCCATGAGTCAGGCATCCTCAGTCTTCAACCCAAGCGTGTCACATTCTCCGACCGTATCAGCAAAGATGAATGACAGCCATCATGAAGATCAGGGGGCAGTGGATGCTAGTGCGTCGTTCGTCTCAGCAAACCAGGCTTCAGATAATCAGTCAAGGAAATCAGGACTTGCAGAGCAACAGGGGTTGTCTGAAAACGCACTGGTGCCGACATCGTCGCGGCATTCAAAACAACCCGAGCCAATACAAGATCTTGCCCCTGCACGCTCGACAGAGAGGTCAAACTCGAGAGCATCTATCGGGAAAGATGATTCAAGTGCACCGGTTGCTGCGTCGACCAGCCTTCACAAACTTCCCCAGCATGAAGAGGACCTGTACCAGGCGGATGACTCTGCTAAAAACATTGGGGTTGCCATGCCTCGCGATAAAAAGGAGACAGCCGAGTCTTTCAAGGCCCCTGTGTCTGGTAAATCCAAGAACCAGCCGAGCATGCCGGCCAAAACGGGCCGATTGCCTGGCTATGTGGCGTCGCGAGCATCTACTGCCGAGACTGTTACAACAGTATCTTCATTGTCACCATTGAACACGGCCGTTGATCGAAGCCTTGGTGCAGGTCTACGTAACGCCCGCCAGCCAGTAGCCGGCGGGGATGGCGTCCTTTCTCAGCTCCGAAGCAAACTGCTCAGCAGAGACTTCTGGATGCGCGACGAGAATGCGAAAGACTGTTTTCACTGCGGGGAACCCTTTTCGACATTCCGCAGAAAACACCATTGTCGCACATGTGGTCAGATTTTCGATTCAAGATGTACTCACTTGATACCCGGAACTCGGTTCGGGCAACCTGGTTCCATCCGTGTTTGCAAGCCTTGCGAGGCCATGATCAACGCGCACGAGGATGACTCTTCTGAGTTTTCTGACAGCGAGCAGAGCCCTATTGTCACCAACCCTCGAATTTCCGAGCTCGCTTGGAGCAATAATGGACGCGCCTctgccgacgacgacgataCGTCATCTGTAGTCTCTCAGTCGATTGACCAAGTTCTGAAAACGCCAACAATGGCCATCCCAGCCACTCGCCGTGCTGGTGAGGGCCATAATCGCCGTTCGGCAGTCCTTGAAATCAATTCGGACCGCCCCTTGACCCGACCTACCTCCTCGCGGTCATTGAGATCGTCTTTGAATACACGGCCACACTCAGTAAGCCACAAGCGTCACCACTCTCGTCAACAATACATCCGAAGTTTCAAATCATATCATGAAGATCGAGCTCCGTTTCAGCGCCGCCATGGTGATGACTTTGCATCTGAATCTCGGCTTCCTGCATTCCACAAAGATAACATCATTGACCCCGACCTGGCTCAGTACCTTTCAGACGACGCATCCAGCGGTGATGAGCAACCTAGCCTTCTTTCTGCGGTTTCCGAGGGTTCTTTTTCTAAAGGTAATGGTGACCATGAGAGAGCAACCCTTGGTGGCCTTCTTGGCTCAGCCATGAAGAAAGGTCGGTCCGCATTCGGAGATCGAAATGCCCCCAGCATAAGCCAGTCTATTCGAGATGCAGATGACGCCAGCGTTAGCAGTTCCAAAGCCGTCAATCTGCCTCGCACTCATCGTCGTCGAAACCTCAGTGTTGCTAGCAGTCATCGCCACTCACCACGGGCGTCAAAAGATACCATATTCCCCCATGACATCTCTCTGCAAAATTCTCCATTTTCTACTGTTGCTATAAGTCCAGGCGGATTCAAGATGACCCGAAGCTCGTCAATGAGAGGGGCAGGAGCCCCTCCTCTTGAGTTGAATAAAACCAGTGTGGAGCATGTGCGCAAGCTTTTACGGCAGTTACTCGCGGATTCATCTGTGCCACATGGTGAAGGATGGGAGAATGCTCTTCTGCCAATTCTATTCAAGGCTGCTAATGAAGTGGATCCAGATGTCCAGCGAGGGGATGATATGGATATTCGCCACTACATCAAGCTGAAGAAAATCCCCAATGGCCGGCCAGGTGACACGTCCTACGTCTCAGGACTGGTCTTCACCAAAAACCTGGCGTTGAAAAGTATGCCCCGGAGTATTCCACATCCGAACATCTTGATCATCACTTTTCCGCTGGAATATGCTCGCCAACAGCAGCACTTCATGAGCTTGGAGCCTGTCATCCGGCAAGAGCGCGAGTTTCTGGAGAATCTTGTCAGTCGAATCGCGGCTTTGAGACCCAACCTGCTTCTGGTCGAGAAGAACGTCTCCGGACTAGCTCTGGGCCTCCTTGAGCAAGTTGGCATTGCAACTGCGTACAATGTAAAACCGTCGGTTTTGGAGGCTGTGTCTCGGTGTACTCAGACCAGGATTGTCACATCCATGGACAAGCTCTTGACCACACCCGTGCAGAGCGAGTGCAGCAGCTTTGACGTGAAAACTTACATCCACAGTGGCCGAAGGAAGACGTACATTTACATCTCCGGTTGTCCGAAGGAGCTTGGTTGCACCATCGTTCTTCGAGGTGGAAACGAAGAGGTGCTCGGGAAAGTGAAACGTATCACGGAATTCATGATCTATGTGGTATACAACCTTCGACTGGAGACGTGTCTGATGCGAGATGGATTTGCGAAGATACCAACATCGCCCATGGATGAGATGAAAAAAGTCGACGACAACCAcaacaaagaagaagacaagaagaattCGCCCCTGCCAATCGCCAATGAGGGTGAGCAGGTGGTCACAATTTCTCAGCAAGAGCGCAATGAGAAATCTAGCGATGTTTTTGATGGAAAACCACCCGTGGCCGCCGAAGTCACCGACGTTCCGGACGACGTGCCCTTGCCGACGTATTACAATGACATGGTCCAAGCCATCGACACCAAGGTCCTTTCTACCTCTCCTTTTGTCAGATTCGAACCTCCATACTTGCTCATGCGCACCAGAGAGATGGAGCGCCGGCTGGCCTATTTGAAACGTCTTCGTGATCAAGATCAAAGTTTCGAGCCTCCTGCGGATGAGAAGACCAAATCCCAGAAGTTTGTGCTCATCACCCCTGAGATGGTTCAGAAGTCACCGCATGATGCCCCGCCTAAGGTCAAAGAAGTGCTGCATGCGGCCCATGATGCTGAATATGACCGGGCGCTCTATCACTATCAAACTCAGAAACGTCAGTGGGAAGCCTACGTGTCGGGCAATTCGAATATGTTTGATCCGTATGCTCGCCAAAATATTGTTGTTTTGTACAGTCTCGTGTGCACAACAACTTCAATCCCTTGCTCTGGGCCGGATATCTTTGCGCTAGAGTTTTACAATGAGCACGGTGACGACACGATCTTCGAGCCGGATTACACAATTGGCCAGTACGTCGAGGACCTCTGCCACTCAGCGAACGCTGTATGCACTGCAAACGGCTGCGAAAAGCGTATGTTTGAGCACCATCGCCAGTACGTCCATGGAGATGCGCAGATTAGCGTCTTCGTTCAGCCCTATCCTTCCAAGCTTCGAGGCCTGCAGGATATTGTCTTGATGTGGAGCTGCTGCAAAATCTGCGGAGATGAGACACAGGCTGTTCCCATGTCGGAGAATACCTGGAAATATTCATTTGGAAAGTACCTAGAGGTCTCTTTCTGGGGCAGAAACTTGCATGCGCGCGCTGGTGTTTGTCCCCACGATCTTCAGCGCGATCATCTTCGGTATTTCGGCTTCAAAGATGTTGCCCTTCGAATCCAGTACGACTCTATTCATCTCCTCGAGATCGTTGTCCCGCGGCCTCGGGTTACGTGGAAGGTGGACAATGATCTGAAGCTGAGAAACGAAATCTACTCGAAAACAGAGAAGCGTCTCAACAAGTTCATGGCGTCGGTGCTTGCGCGGCTGAAGGGAATTAACGTTGAGAGCGTTGTGCCCGAGCTGGCGGATGATTgcaagaaggagattgagTCCTTAATCAAAAAGGGACACGAGGAGCATGCTGCTTTGATCCGTCAGCTGCAAGACAGGTACACCAGCTCCCGCTATTGGGAGGTGATCCCCCTGAACGAGGTGCTCCGTGCCGTTCAAGAGAAAGTTGTCGAGTGGGACATCTTATTTGCCGAATTCGAACAGAATTTCTTCCCATCCGAAAAGGATATCAAGCGCCTGGCAACGCTTCAGCTCAAGAAGATCTTCCTTGATAAAGACGCTACATCTGTAACGGCAGAAGAAGCTCTGCAACCCCCAACTGAtttggaggatgagagcACGCAACCCCTGGACAGGCCCCGGATGAGACGGCGCATGACACTCTCGCCAGAGAAGGCGCAGAATGTTTTGGTTTCGGTTGTTGAGGAGCATACTGGCCGGAAGCACCGCGAAAAGTCCTATGCTGACTTGCCTCCGCTTCCATCTCCACCTCCCACTGAGGCCGCGGCTTTATCGACTGATGCGGTGGATGGCAAGAGGGCGTCTCCTCAGGATGAAGCTGTGGCGCAAGAAGTCCGTCATTTGGATTTGGCCGTTCCCTCAAGTCAGTCTCCACGCTCACCCCTGGACCCGGCTTCGCCCTTGCACCGACCTCTGACCAAATCAGATGTACTGGAAATACCTTCTAGTTTTGACAATATTACCAAACTGTCGCCACCCTCGCGAGGTGCAGGACTCACCGAAGAAAGCAAAGCCGCGGAAAACGATGCAGAGAGCGCCACTGCGAATCTACCAACCactccagctcctcgacccTCGGCCATTCCAAGACTCGCCGAGGGCGCCTTCCGACGAGCAGGAAAAGCGCGATCTCCGCCTTTGTTACGCGCCCAGTCCCAGCCCGCACACCTTCCGCGAGAAAATTCCGGCACCAAATTGAGTCCTCCCAACTTTGATCTGGACACTACCGTCACCCCCGAGTCACCCAGCAAATCTCCAGACAAAAAGTTCACCCTTGGCCTTAGTGCACTGAAACCCGGCCGGTTCACTTCAGGACACTCTCTCATACCACGCTCTAACCCGAATCGCAAGGGCAGCTCGCGCGTGTCGAATCTGGCCAGACATTTCGAGCAGCTGAGTCGCGAGTTCGAAAAggagagacaaaaagaacGACGACAGCGCGCTGCCCGAGCCACACATTCGCGCGCCTTCCCCTTGGCCTCTTCGAAGCCTATCGTGGAGGTGTATCGCAATGTGAGAGAGGCTGTTGAGGAGCGTGAGCCCCcggtggatggcgaggaagtcttgcctcctgctccaggaATCCCCTTGGATGATAGTGGCCGAAAGAGCGATGAGTTTGCGGGACAATCATCGGATGACAAGTCGAAGCAAAAGGCAGCGGCACAAGAAGCAATACCTGAATTGACGGGCGCCGCGCAGCTGCTGTCTGAGGGTGAACCGGATGAAGTTCCCAGTGACGAAGATCGAACGGTGGTCGATGAACTCCAGCAGGTGGATTCCCAGGAAGAGGCCAAGTTGCTGCCTGAAGACGATTTCAAAGACTTGCCCAAGGATGAGCGCACAACACTAGTGAAGATGCTGACCAACTTTTGGTCTGAGCGGTCCGCCAGTGGCTGGGCGCCTCTCGCGTACCCTCTCAGCGTGACGGATCACGTCTTCGCCGATTGTGATATCATTGTGCGTGAAGATGAGCCGAGCTCTCTAGTTGCTTTTGCCTTGGATTCCTCGGATTACAAGGAGAAGCTCGCAAGCATCCAAAAGCGGTAtgatgagctggaggatTCTCAGCCGGAGTCGGAAGACGATACTGAGTCTGCGAACGAGACCCGTGTGGAGCATGCCCTCCTGCGCGCCACGGGCACCCATCTCAAATACCAGTTCCAGGAAGGTCAGGCGAAGATGCTTTGCAAAGTCTTCTACGCAGAGCAATTCGACGCTCTCCGCAAGAAATGTGGCGTGGCAGACCGCATCGTCGAGTCTCTTTCTCGCTGCGCAAAATGGGACTCCAAGGGGGGTAAAACCAAGTCCTTGTTCCTGAAGACGCTTGACGACCGATTCATCCTCAAATCCCTGTCCCCGATAGAGACGCAGGCCTTCCTCAAATTCGCACCCGCCTACTTCCAAATCATGTCGGAGGCTCTCTTCCACGAACTCCCCTCCGCTATCGCAAAGATGTTCGGCTTCTACCAAGTCATCATCAAGAACCCCGTCACAGGCACAGAATTCAACTGGTTCCTGTTGCTAATGGAGAACCTCTTCTACGATCGTGTGCCGACCCGCCTCTTCGACCTGAAGGGCTCAATGCGCAACCGAAAAGTCCAAAGCACGGGTGAGCGCGACGAAGTGCTTCTCGACGAGAACATGGTCGATTTCATCTACGAGACTCCGCTCTTCGTCCGCGAACACTCCAAGAAACTGCTCAGTCAAAGCGTCTGGAACGATACGCTGTTCCTGGGCCGTCAAAATGTCATGGATTACTCGCTCATGATCGCTATCGATGAGTCGCGTAGCGAGCTGGTTGTTGGTATTATCGACTGCATTCGCACGTACACGTGGGACAAGAAGCTTGAGTCTTGGATCAAGGATCGTGGGTTTGCGGGCGGTGGTCGCAACCGGCCGACGGTGACTAGTCCCAAGGAATACAAGAGTCGGTTTAGGGAGGCGATGGCGCGATATGTCCTCCAAGCGCCGAG CTGCTGGCACCAATTCCAACCCAGCGCAATGTACCGCTACCCGCATGGCGAGAATCAATCCGGTGGCCATGTATCCCATCTGGCTGATCTGGATGCAGTCGATCAACACGGCAATGTGGAAGGCCTTTTGCAGTGA